From a single Dysidea avara chromosome 14, odDysAvar1.4, whole genome shotgun sequence genomic region:
- the LOC136244102 gene encoding uncharacterized protein, producing MECTNCMDKVKYGGPGKKKRCCKQRKCLQDSIQKCDTAMETAVDTTTEATVNNTATVAAENHIAIVNASNDDKWVDLQCHDWWKLQPHLKQKVYNLWRKASKLQLGTWGVSTLSDSDINSLFPGNWLTDKVIMAFLKVASNIVEEMEKVKTFTVSTFLLSSINHNADLARRWYRNIDMEQFDIWLLPMNVNDNHLCQCDFARSSSQSS from the exons ATGGAATGCACTAATTGCATGGACAAAGTGAAGTATGGAGGGCCAGGTAAGAAAAAACGATGCTGCAAACAAAGGAAGTGTTTGCAAGATAGCATTCAGAAATGTG ACACGGCTATGGAGACTGCAGTTGATACCACTACGGAAGCTACTGTAAATAACACAGCAACAGTAGCTGCAGAAAATCACATAGCTATAGTTAATGCTTCTAATGACGATAAATGGGTTGACTTACAGTGTCATGATTGGTGGAAACTTCAACCACACCTAAAACAGAAA GTCTACAATCTTTGGAGAAAAGCAAGCAAGTTGCAGCTTGGCACATGGGGTGTATCCACCTTATCTGACAGTGACATAAATTCACTGTTTCCTGGCAATTGGCTAACTGACAAG GTAATTATGGCATTTCTGAAAGTAGCATCAAATATAGTAGAGGAAATG GAAAAAGTAAAGACCTTTACTGTGTCAACTTTTTTACTGAGTAGTATTAACCACAATGCAGATTTGGCCAGGAGGTGGTACAGAAAT ATTGACATGGAACAATTTGACATTTGGCTATTACCTATGAATGTCAATGACAATCACTTATG TCAGTGTGACTTTGCTAGGAGTAGCTCACAGAGTAGCTAG